The Deinobacterium chartae genome includes a window with the following:
- a CDS encoding ABC transporter substrate-binding protein, which produces MKKALLLSAALVMTPALAKPFVYPANQSVSKPSEVKTGGTLRMVQLKDFDTYNPFTTQGRPNIPELTDAGGLITADPYTGDYVGYMAESFTISPDKKTFTFKLRKEAKWSDGQPITADDYLTTWKLTQDEKIGASLYAYLIDGNKKPIPMTKVDDYTIKVTFPKASVSNLETISFLRVVPDHVFGPVYKEKGAEGIKAMWDLDTDPSKLVVAGPFKVEKYIKGERLTLTKNKYYGEWNKDSAGKALPYLDNLQYTIIADQNAELAQFLAGNTDIYTPTNRDQLAQVVAATKSGKLKATVLPNVAPRAGSDQMYFNFNKASDPWKQKLFQNVKFRQAMSQLVNRDAMVDLVLGGLGTATYTSVYPVYTDWIAKGVDKYKFNPQAAAKTLAALGFKRGKDGILVDKTGRKLEFTLITNSENTRRQQIAKIFADEAKKIGVKVNTSFIPFNQLLEITDTTTHSKDRKFDVAISGINGGGFVYPVGGETQYVCGGDLHSYNASQTCLPWEKQMLDLYYKGDAEFDIKKRKAIAAQIQQMQAENLGYIYLVGQNQHYAWSDRVQGEFPKKIVSPIWADLYFGPRNLATTWVKQ; this is translated from the coding sequence GTGAAAAAAGCTCTGCTGCTTTCGGCCGCCCTGGTGATGACTCCGGCGCTGGCCAAGCCCTTCGTTTATCCCGCCAACCAGTCGGTCAGCAAACCCAGCGAGGTCAAGACCGGCGGCACCCTGCGCATGGTGCAGCTCAAGGACTTCGACACCTACAACCCCTTCACCACTCAGGGCCGTCCGAACATTCCCGAGCTGACCGATGCGGGCGGACTGATCACGGCGGACCCCTACACCGGTGACTACGTCGGCTACATGGCCGAGTCGTTCACCATCTCGCCCGACAAGAAGACCTTCACCTTCAAGCTCCGCAAGGAAGCCAAGTGGAGCGACGGCCAGCCGATCACCGCCGATGATTACCTCACCACCTGGAAGCTTACCCAGGACGAGAAGATCGGCGCTTCGCTGTATGCCTACCTGATCGACGGCAACAAGAAGCCGATCCCCATGACCAAGGTGGATGACTACACCATCAAGGTCACCTTCCCCAAGGCTTCGGTCAGCAACCTCGAGACCATCTCGTTCCTGCGTGTCGTACCCGACCACGTGTTCGGCCCGGTGTACAAGGAAAAGGGGGCCGAGGGCATCAAGGCGATGTGGGACCTGGACACCGACCCCTCCAAACTGGTCGTGGCCGGCCCCTTCAAGGTCGAGAAGTACATCAAAGGTGAGCGCCTGACCCTCACCAAGAACAAGTACTACGGCGAGTGGAACAAAGACAGTGCCGGCAAGGCCCTGCCGTACCTCGACAACCTGCAGTACACCATCATCGCCGACCAGAACGCCGAACTTGCGCAGTTCCTGGCGGGCAACACCGACATCTACACCCCCACCAACCGCGACCAGCTCGCGCAGGTGGTGGCCGCCACGAAGTCCGGCAAGCTCAAGGCCACCGTGCTGCCCAACGTGGCTCCTCGCGCCGGCTCGGACCAGATGTACTTCAACTTCAACAAGGCCAGCGATCCGTGGAAGCAAAAGCTCTTCCAGAACGTCAAGTTCCGTCAGGCCATGAGCCAGCTGGTCAACCGTGACGCCATGGTGGACCTGGTGCTGGGCGGCCTGGGAACGGCCACCTACACCAGCGTGTACCCGGTCTACACCGACTGGATCGCCAAGGGTGTGGACAAGTACAAGTTCAACCCGCAGGCCGCCGCCAAGACCCTGGCCGCTCTTGGCTTCAAGCGGGGCAAGGACGGCATCCTGGTCGACAAGACCGGCCGCAAGCTCGAGTTCACCCTGATCACCAACTCGGAGAACACCCGCCGTCAGCAGATCGCCAAGATCTTTGCCGACGAGGCCAAGAAGATCGGCGTGAAGGTGAACACCTCGTTCATCCCCTTCAACCAGCTGCTCGAGATCACCGACACCACCACCCACTCCAAGGACCGCAAGTTCGACGTGGCCATCTCGGGCATCAACGGCGGCGGCTTCGTGTACCCGGTGGGCGGCGAGACCCAGTACGTGTGCGGCGGCGACCTGCACAGCTACAATGCCTCGCAGACCTGCCTGCCCTGGGAAAAGCAGATGCTTGACCTGTACTACAAGGGCGACGCTGAGTTCGACATCAAGAAGCGCAAGGCCATCGCCGCGCAGATCCAGCAGATGCAGGCCGAGAACCTGGGCTACATCTACCTGGTTGGCCAGAACCAGCACTACGCCTGGTCTGACCGCGTGCAGGGCGAGTTCCCCAAGAAGATCGTCAGCCCGATCTGGGCGGACCTGTACTTCGGGCCCCGCAACCTCGCCACCACCTGGGTCAAGCAGTAA